Genomic segment of Candidatus Cloacimonadota bacterium:
AATATATCTCCTAACTCTCTCTCTTTACACTTCTATCTTATCGCTATTAAGGAACTAAAATACATACCTCTATAAAAAAGGTTTGCTCAAAATTTAAAATACCATTTCTATGTCAATTAAAAAGATTTATTTTTAGAGAAAAAAATATAAATTCAATAAAAATCGTAATTAATTTCTGAAAATATTTTTCGCTCAAATACAAATCCAGACCACACTTTAAGAGTTTCTGATGCTAATCTGTTTTTTGCTTTTATTGTATAAGAACCATTATGTGGAGTTAAAAAAATATTGTCGTTTTTACCGAAATTTTTAATAATCCATGGTTCATTTTCAAAAACATCAGCAGCAAAACCTAAAATTTTTCCCAAATTTAATCCATTTTCAATTGCTTTTTCTTCAATAATCGGACCACGAGCGGTATTTACAAGCCATATTGGATCAGTAATATTTTTCAAAGCATGAACTGAAAAATAGTTGCGAGTTTCGCGAGTTAATGGACAATGATAAGTTAACAAGTTACACCATTTTAATCCATCTATATAAGAAACCTGCTTTATATATTTATCTTTCCATTGGATTTGAGAAAGGTAGGGATCAACACCGCAAACTTCCGCACCTAAATATTTCAAAGTTTTTGCAACTTTAGTTCCGACTCTTCCAACACCAACCACAAGAACTTTTAAATCAGAAATCTCCCAATTGAAAGATAAACCGCTTTTCCATTTATTTGCTAAAATATTTTTCTTGCTTTTTTGATGATTCTTGATCAAAGCAAAAATAAAAGATATCGTATGCTCATAAGCAGATAAAGCATTTGCTTCGGGAGTTGTGCAAACAACTACATTTCTTTTTTTTGCTGCTAAAATATCAATATTGTCAAAACCGGAACCTGCTCTGATAATCAATTTCAGGTTTTTGTAGTTCTCCATAAACTTATCATCAACTACTGTTTGCGTTCTGATGATCAATATTTCTATGTTATCTTTATTGAAATTCTTATTCGTAATAAAATAGGAATCCCATTTTTTTTTAACGATTTTTTCCCAGAATAAATCCGGCATTTTTTCCAAAATTAATGTTTTCATCTTAATAACCGTAAGAAATGTAATCGTTTTTATATGACCTGTATTGTTCGGCTGAATAATAGAGGGATTTCAGTTCTTCTTCATTCAACGATCTGATGACTTTTGCAGGAGTTCCCACGATCAAACTTCTGGGTGGGAACTTTTTATTTTTAGTGACCAAAGCTCCGGCAGCAACAATCGATTCATCACCAATTTCAGCACCATCGATAATGGTTGCATGCATTCCAATCAGACAAGCATTTCCAATCCTGCAACCATGAAGCATAACTTTATGTCCGATCGTGACATCATTTCCAATAATTGTGGGAAAACCTTTATCAGAGCCATCTTTTTTGGCATGAGTTACATGGATCATGGTCAAATCCTGGATATTGGTTCGGTCTCCGATCCTGATAAAATTCACATCACCTCTGATCACAACTCCAAACCAGACCGAAGAATCATTTCCAATTTCACAATCTCCAAGCATGGTGGCATTTTGAGCGATCCATGTTTTTTCTCCAATTCTGGGAAGAATATCTTTGTATTTAAGAATCATGGTTTTTTCCTTTATTGATCTTTCCGAATCTTATATGAAAGAAAAACTCTGAAAGAAACTTCGAAAAAGAATTTCGAATTTATACAAAAGATAAATTTAAAACGAATAAATCAAAATCTAATATTAGTTGGAGGGACAATAATTTTCATAAACAAGATGTTTATGTTACTTTGCACAATCAGGATTGATGTGTTATATAACAATTCAGCAGATTATTTTACGGAATTTCCTGATAAGTTTTAAAATGAATTTTCGCAACTTCCTTTAATCTTTCTTTTCCAAATTTTTGAGAAAATTCTTTTCCTGCTTGTATAACCTTTTGTGATGCACCTTTAGGAAATTCAATTTTATATTTTTTGGAAAAATCATCTAATTTCAGCAGGAAATGATAACGAGCTAAAATGGAAGCAGCAGCAACTGCTAAATCATCCTCCGCTTTGGTCTTTTGGATCAAATTGATTTTCTTTAAATCTTTTAAAGAAGAGCGAAGAACTTTATCGGAAGCAAATTTATCTATTACGACACCTTCAAAATGATGTTTTTCCTTCAGATTCAGAATCACACGAGCATGCATCCAGGCCAAAAGTTCATTTAACTTTTTATTTTGTTGCTTGAATTTCTCATAAAGATCGTTATATTTTAGCGGATTAAGAACGATTGTTTCGATATTTTCAGGAAATATTTTATGCATAGTTTTTGCGATACGAACTGCCTCTTGATCTTTGAGTAATTTTGAGTCTTTTACTCCCAGTTCTTTTAACTTTGGCAGAATATTTTCCGATGCTATAAATCCACAAACAACTAATGGTCCAAAAAAATCACCTTTCCCGGATTCATCGGTTCCTGCCCAGATATTCCATTTATGAGATTTGGTGGAAGCTTCGACTTCTTTACTTAAAATCTGTTGTATAAGAGATTTCAAAGGATTTCTGGGTGAACCTCCAATAACAGTTGAAATTCCTTTTTTTTTGGAATAATAGATATTGATCGGAATTTCATCATTCTCTTTTCTGAA
This window contains:
- the rnhC gene encoding ribonuclease HIII; amino-acid sequence: MRTELSEFIVKLLGKTKKHDLVVSDEKVIAYGVQLKFRKENDEIPINIYYSKKKGISTVIGGSPRNPLKSLIQQILSKEVEASTKSHKWNIWAGTDESGKGDFFGPLVVCGFIASENILPKLKELGVKDSKLLKDQEAVRIAKTMHKIFPENIETIVLNPLKYNDLYEKFKQQNKKLNELLAWMHARVILNLKEKHHFEGVVIDKFASDKVLRSSLKDLKKINLIQKTKAEDDLAVAAASILARYHFLLKLDDFSKKYKIEFPKGASQKVIQAGKEFSQKFGKERLKEVAKIHFKTYQEIP
- a CDS encoding gamma carbonic anhydrase family protein is translated as MILKYKDILPRIGEKTWIAQNATMLGDCEIGNDSSVWFGVVIRGDVNFIRIGDRTNIQDLTMIHVTHAKKDGSDKGFPTIIGNDVTIGHKVMLHGCRIGNACLIGMHATIIDGAEIGDESIVAAGALVTKNKKFPPRSLIVGTPAKVIRSLNEEELKSLYYSAEQYRSYKNDYISYGY